Genomic DNA from Elgaria multicarinata webbii isolate HBS135686 ecotype San Diego chromosome 2, rElgMul1.1.pri, whole genome shotgun sequence:
tgcagcctaaatttcccagaggcattttgaaACAACAAAAAACTCAGAATTATCTTCAGTTGATTAAAGATGATTGTAATAATGTATACGTAACCCTGAAGGATATAAATTTAGAGCTTCAAATTTTTATTCTGAATTATAATGGATCCAAAATAGGTACAGTAATATCCATTGTTGAAAAGTTTTGTAAGTCAAACGTGCATGTTCCAATATCCAACTGAAACTCGGCCAAAACAGGGCATGTCCGACTTATTTGTATTCCTCTCCCTGAAAAGTAACTACTGAAATGAGCGCTATTAGCTCTTGTGACTTCAACTATCTTTTTAGCAATAATGTCTAAACCAATAAATGACTATTGGAtaagaaaaaaatcttttcacTTCAAAAACGTCTTACTTCGCTTCAAAATCACAACGGATGTTGTCATTGGTAATTTTAGAGGGCCAAAACATAGTTAAGACATGCTCAAACCAAGGACTCTTAAGTAGACTAAATTGGGACTACCGGGAGTTTGGCTGCAAGGTTCATCGCCATCTATAAAGAACAGTCTTAGGctgcagtagggtgaccacatggaaaggagggcaagggctcccgtatctttaaccattgtatagaaaagggaatttcagcaggtgtcatttgtatgcatgcagcacctggtaaaactCCCACTTCATctcaacaattaaagctgcaggagccctgccctcttttgtatctggttaagaaggcagggctcctgcagctttaactgttgagatgaagacgggatttcaccaggggctgcatgcatacaaattgcacctgctgacattcccttttctatacaatggttaaagatacgggagcccttgccctcctttccatgtggtcaccctaagctgcaGTACATCCCTAAACCCGCCATGGATTTGAATGGTCCCTGCAGTTCTTGTGGACTTACAGGAGATCTGCCAGGTACGCCTGGGGCTCAGGGGCCTCGATacagacaccccctccccccgccagcGGTTCTGCGGGGGACGGGACTCAAGGCTCGCCAGGAGGGACCAGGCATCCTGGAGCAAGCTCCCAGCGCCGCGGGGCCTCCCGTCGCCCCGCCTCATGCAAGGTGCGCAGCTGGAAGCGCCACCGACAGCGCACGAGAATGTTGCGGCTCCCGATGGTTCTGACGGCGTCGCCGCCGGAACCTTCCGAAATAACAATAGCAACCCTCTGCGGAAGCCGCCACTTTGGCCTCCTGGAGCCCTTCCGACCGGCTTGGTCCTGGGTGCCCGCTCTAGAGGGGGAAGGAGCTGCTCTACCTTGCGGGCGCCCGGCCTTGTCCCGCCCAGCGCGCCAGAGGAGCCGCCGCCTCCAGCCCCGCCTCAGGAGCGCGGGGGGAGGGGCCGCGTCTGCTCCAGCCCCTGAGccaggcctggggggggggcttcagagcggcaggcggggggggggggaaaggaggtggggcttgACTCACTCGCGCCCTCCCGCCTGGGTCACGTGTGCAGGGAGGAAAGGGCGGGGCTCTGGCGACCCAGAGGGCGGAGGGAGGAAGGCGAAGCGCGGGGGCCCGCGGCGGCAGGGCTAGAAGCGGCCACAGGGGGCGCCTTGCTCCCCTGCTTTGTGGCCAAACGCCCTTCCCCCGCCCAGAGGCCTGGCGGGCGTTTGCGCTTGCGCAGGCTCCCCGCGCTGCCTCCGGCGTCTCTTTGCCTCCGTCACAGACTCATCAGTTCTATGGGCCGCAGGCGGGACTTCCGTGTCACCTTCGACGGCCTGTCGCCGCTCGCGCCCACGCGTGCTCCGtgtctctctgctgctgctcgTGGGAGGTAATGGCGGACTCCTGTGGCCGAAGCAACGGGGCCTTTTGCCCTCCCCCCCGCGCTTACAAAGGCAGGGGAAGGGTCGCGCTTTTCGGCCGGGGGCCGTTCGGGAGGGCCTGGCCGGCTGGGTGTTCCGGTGCCGCCCACCCCGCCGAGGCCCCTGGGCGGCCGCTTTCCTCAGGCCCCGTATTGTTGGGCGGGGCACGTGCGCGGTGGTCTAGAGAGTGAGCAAATAATGTATTGCCACGATCAGGGTGTCGAAAATGATCAGGTTACtaacatttaaataataaaataatagattTAAAGCAACAAGAAATgaagaactaaaatgcctgggagaataaaaaggccacaACGTAGGTGCCTGATGAGACTCTCTGGGGGGAAAGTCATTTGACAACCAACTTGCCACAATTTCCTACCATTTTAAGCATTGTGCTAACTTTTTTTTCCTCACAAAGACAAGAAAAAGGAATTCTGGTTTACTTTGAAAACCAATTTACCTTAATGCTTCCAGGAAACTAGTAGTCAGAGTTGTTCTTTGCAACTTGATATACATTCCCATGAGTGTTAGACTGTTAAAATGACTTCTCCCATGCTTTTCAAAACACAGACTTCATTTTCTTAGACTACAATGATCCTGATATAATTCTCTGAACTATTATTTCCTTTTATTATAGACTGCAATGGAACTCCTTGAAGAAGACCTTACATGCCCCATTTGTTGTAGTTTGTTTGATGATCCACGTGCACTACCTTGTTCACATAACTTCTGTAAGAAATGtttggaagggatcttggaggGAAATGCCCGGAATGTGATTTGGAGACAGTCTCTGTTCAAATGCCCAACATGTCGGAAAGAAACCACTGTTACAGGGGTTAACAACCTCCAAGTCAACTATTCCCTAAAAGGTATTGTGGAGAAGTATAACAAGATTAAGGTAACAACAAAAATGCCTGTGTGTAAAgtgcacagtggccagcctctcaaCATTTTCTGTCAGACAGACACACAGTTGATATGTGGTATCTGTGCAACTCGAGGAGATCATATAAAGCATGTGTTTTGCTCCATAGAAGATGCTTACTTTCAGGAAAAACGTGCTTTTGAGACATTGTTCCAGGGTTTTGAAACATGGCGTTGTGGGGATGCACTTTCTCGCCTCGACACTCTGGAAACCAGCAAGCGGAAAGCCCTCCAGATGCTGACAAAGGACTATGACAGAGTAAAAGATTTTTTTGAGAAATTGCAGTATACActggagcaaaaaaaaaatgagatACTTTCAGACTTTGAGACAATGAAGCTTGCAGTTATGCAAGCATATGACCCAGAAATCAATAAACTGAACACTATTATACGAGAGCAACGAACAGCTTTTAACATTGCTGAAGCTTTTAAGGATGTGTCTGAACCCATTCTATTTTTGCAACAGATGCAAGAATTTCGAGAGAAAATCAAAGTGATCAAGGAAACCAGATTGCCTTGCCTTACTGTAGATATCAACTCCACAATTAAAGACTTTGATACTAGCCAGTGGGAACAATTTAAGCTAGCCGATGTGGACAAACTTTCTTTACCACAGGAGAAAAGCACTTTTTACTGGGtaatttctcctttcttttcaccCAAATTTATTATAACTATTTTGCTTTGCTTGCTTATATTTATTACCATGCAGATATGCTTTATGGATTTTCTAGCTGATACTCTACAGTATTGGAAAACTGTTCTCTCTGCATTTGGTTCAGGGTATCTGGCAGACACAACAGAGATGGCAGATCATGCTATCTTCTACtgggagaaaatgacagatgGTGCTGTAGTTTTAAGtgaaaaatgtgtaaattacAC
This window encodes:
- the TRIM13 gene encoding E3 ubiquitin-protein ligase TRIM13, which gives rise to MELLEEDLTCPICCSLFDDPRALPCSHNFCKKCLEGILEGNARNVIWRQSLFKCPTCRKETTVTGVNNLQVNYSLKGIVEKYNKIKVTTKMPVCKVHSGQPLNIFCQTDTQLICGICATRGDHIKHVFCSIEDAYFQEKRAFETLFQGFETWRCGDALSRLDTLETSKRKALQMLTKDYDRVKDFFEKLQYTLEQKKNEILSDFETMKLAVMQAYDPEINKLNTIIREQRTAFNIAEAFKDVSEPILFLQQMQEFREKIKVIKETRLPCLTVDINSTIKDFDTSQWEQFKLADVDKLSLPQEKSTFYWVISPFFSPKFIITILLCLLIFITMQICFMDFLADTLQYWKTVLSAFGSGYLADTTEMADHAIFYWEKMTDGAVVLSEKCVNYTLVMLNNVAQFVCKYKLL